TGGTTATGGTTGTAGAATGGCTACCCTAAACCTTTTCTCAACCCAACATATTACGGGTTTGTCAAGCCACCAAGAGTTACTTCTGCCAATGTGTGGTAACAAAAATTAAAACAAAGAGTTTTAAACTTACGGGACGAGCCGGATGTATCTGTAGCAGAAACGCCAACCAACGGTGGACAGCCCAGCTTGTACCTCTCAGCCGCTATATGTATTCAAATACCTAAGGTAAACAGAACAGATACCAAGAAAGAAGGTCTCCCATCAAATCAAGAAATTCAATATTAGTAATGTCTTTATTGCTCAGTTTTATAAGCCTtgtatacctaggtagacaTTTTGACGCAACCCGAGTATTCAATAAGTGATCAGCTGTATGGCGTCTTATAGAAACCCCGCCCACAGTCCAATTTGGGAATCTTTATCCTCGGCACAATCCCGTATATTCTTGGAACGTCACAGGACATTGATTTGAATTCGAGAATAACATAAACAATACAAACGCTTCAACATGACAACAGAGGCTACTGTTCGCAAATTCTTCACCTCGTCTGCTTACGCAGTGGCGGGTGCCAGTTCCAACCCAGCCAAATTTGGTCATCGTGGTAAGGTCTACCTGTTTGGTCTTGTATAGAACCACGTTTCACTCATCAACACCTCATCTACCTAGTCTTTGTTTGGTATCTTCACCATGACCTACCAGTCACCCCCATAAACCCGGGCTCGCAAACGATCAATGCACTGAACAAGGACCATGCCACTGTTCCTAATGTGACGGCTCTTCCAAACCCTACCGAGACGTCTCTCTCCGTCATCACTCCACCTGCAGCAACCCTACAGGTGCTTCAAGAGGCTAAGGAGAAGGGAATCCCGTCTATCTGGCTTCAGCCGGGAAGCTTTGACGATGCTGTTCTCAAGTTTGCCAACTCT
This Fusarium poae strain DAOMC 252244 chromosome 3, whole genome shotgun sequence DNA region includes the following protein-coding sequences:
- a CDS encoding hypothetical protein (BUSCO:55801at5125), producing the protein MTTEATVRKFFTSSAYAVAGASSNPAKFGHRVFVWYLHHDLPVTPINPGSQTINALNKDHATVPNVTALPNPTETSLSVITPPAATLQVLQEAKEKGIPSIWLQPGSFDDAVLKFANSPGTFEAVIAGDGGRGHEGWCILVDGERGLKAAGKL